A segment of the Chitinivibrionales bacterium genome:
ATCGATTATGAGTTGTGCCCGATCTGAAAAGGATTTCGGCGGTTCTTTGAAATAGGCCGCACAATCGATATCGCTTTCATCGGCAAAATTTTCAGTCAGAACCGACCCGAAAAGTAAGGCAAACTCCACCCGGTCTTCAAGCACGATTTTAATACGCGAAACAATTGATTCCACTTGATGATTCATGTTTTTTTCTTCAGCAAAGAAGGCCTTCAGTAATCTCTTTTTCCCGTGATCTGAACCAGCCTTTAACACTCTCCCTGTCGGTGCTGTTCAGGCTGACCGGATCGGGACTCTCTTCAACATCATCGAAGAAAAAAACGAGCGGAGGAGCGTGATGTCGTTTTCATTCATTGAATGTAGTTCTCCGCGCTCCTGAAGCAATTCTTCTCCCTCTTAAACCACAATTTCCGTTCTTATCTGCGCACATCGGCAAAATCAGCGTCATCCGCGTTCTATCCTCGTATCGCTTTTATAATCCGCTGCTGGTCCTCTTTTTCCAGGTACGGATGAAAGGGCACGCTGAAAATCCGGTCCGCAATCGATTCCGATACCGGAAAATCGCCTTTTGTATGCCCCAGCAATGAAAAGGCGTCCTGCAGGTGAAGCGGTTTGGGGTAATAAATTGCTGCCGGGATATTTGCAGCCTTGAGTTTCCCGATAATTTCATCACGATTATCGCTCACAATCGCGTACTGTGCCCATGCCGACATGCTATGTTCGGGCACGGTCTGCAAGGTAAAACCGCCGCTCAATGCTTCCCCATACCGATGTGCGACACCCTGGCGGTTCTCCAGCTCCTTGTCGAACAGGTCGAGCTTGCAGAGCAGCACCGCGGCCTGCATGGTGTCCATTCTTCCGTTGAGACCGATCCGCACATTATCGTACTTATTGCTTCCCTGACCGTGGATCCTGATCGAGGTAATTTTTTCGCTGAGCGCATCATCATTTAAGAATACGGCGCCACCGTCACCATAACACCCCAGGGGTTTGGCAGGGAAAAAACTCGTTGCCGCCATGTCTCCCAGGCTGCAGGCTCTTTTGTTTTTATAGCGCGCGCCGAAACTCTGGCAGGCGTCTTCCAGAACAAAAAGGTTGTTTTCCCGGGCGACTTTTCCTATGGTATCGTACTCGGCGGGACATCCGAATATATCGACCGGGATTACGCCCCGTGGTTTCAGGCCCTCAGGCGCGCCCGGCGAAGACTTTTTACCGCTCGTTACATCAGCGATCGCCTGTTGCAGTTTGCCGGCATCGATATTGAATGTCTCCGGATTGATATCAACAAATACCGGGGTCGCTCCCAGAAGGGAAATAACCTCGGCGGTGGCAATGAACGTAAAGGGCGTGGTAAAAACAGCATCACCCGGACCGATATCATAGGCCATCAGTGCTAAAAGAAGCGCATCGGTGCCGCTGGAACAGCACACACAATGCTTTACCCCGCAGTAGTTCGCAAGTTTTTCTTCAAGCTCGAAAATTTCGGGCCCCATGATATATTTGCCGTGGGACAGAACCGTTTCAATCCGCTTTTTTAGCGAGGTTTCAATTAATGCCTGCTGGGCCTTGAGATCAATGAATTGCATTTCCCGGCTTATCCTCAATGTTAATTCGTGTTTCGAACCAGAATTGTGCGGCATTGGAGACCCATTCCAACCGCTGCTCGGCAGTCATGTGCTGAAATGCAGTATGGCCGTCAAAATCCGATTCCGACAGTGTCTCTATTTTCTTGCGGAAACTGATGGTTCCCTTTTCAAATTCTTCTCTCTTCATAGCAGCTTTTTCAGCGTGTCGATATCGATTTTATCTTTATCCCGTGGCGGCTTTATTTTCTCTTTTATTTCAATGAGTTTTGATTTCGAAATGACCCTGATTGTATCTCCCCTGATTGTAATGCATTCACTTGAAGGGAGTAAATTTTCATACAGATGCTCTCTGGTCAGCATAATATCGATATGCCTGAATGGCTTTTCGTTATCGATCAAGCTGAAAACCACCGCATTTTTCTCCTTGATCATTATCGCTACCTTTTCAGGATCGCTGATACTGAGCAAGGGAACCGGAACGCGGGGGACCAGACCCAGCTTTTTGACCACCCGGTCGAGGTGCTCGATATTTTTTTTGTCCATTTTGACCGACAGATCAAGATCGAGGGTCATCCGTTCCACTCCATGAAGGACCGCCGCAACACCACCGCATACAATAAATTCGACCTTCGCCCTCGCCAGTTCATGGAGCATTTCCAGAAGATGACTTTGCTGATCACCCATGATAGCTCTTATACCAGGCAATAAATTTCGGCACGCCTTCGCTTATTGGCGTGGTGGGTTCAAAGCCCAGCATCTCCTTTGCATGGCGAATATTGGCATAGGTAGCCTTGACATCACCCATCTGCATGGGTAAAAGCTCTTTGTGTGCCTCACACCCCAGACATTTTTCTATAAGCGTAATTAAATCGACAAGGTTCTCGGAGCGGTTATTTCCCAGATTAAAGACCTCACACTGCGCCAGATCAGGAGCGTCGAGTGATGCAACCACTCCCTGTACAATATCATCGATATAGGTAAAATCCCGCTGCATATCGCCTTTGTTAAACACCTTGATCGGCTCCCCGGCCAGGATCGCCTTGGTAAAGAGCCACATGGCCATGTCGGGCCGACCCCAGGGACCGTAAACCGTGAAAAACCGGTGCCCGATTGTCTGAAAACCGTACAGATGTGAATAACAATGGGCCATCAGCTCATTGGCTTTCTTGCTGGCCGCATATAAACTCACCGGCGTATCCACCCGGTCCTGCTCCGAAAAGGGAAGCTTGGTGTTACCGCCATACACACTCGACGACGACGCGTAGACCAGGCGCTTGATTCCGGTATGACGGCACCCTTCTAATACATTTAAAAATCCCGAAATATTCGAGTCAATATAGGCATGGGGATGCTCAAGCGAGTAGCGCACACCGGCCTGGGCGCCAAGGTTGCAGACAACCTCGTAGGGACCCGACTCAAAAGCCTTTTTCATACCCTCAGCATCATGAAGATCACATCGGATAACCCGGTATCCGGGATATTTCTCCAAGATCGCATTCCGGTCCTCCTTGATTTTCACATCGTAGTAGGGATTGAAATTGTCGAGTCCGGTAACGCTGTCGCCTCTATCAAGCAGCTTCCGTGCGACATGAAACCCGATAAAGCCGGCTGTGCCGGTGAGGAGAATGTTCATGATACTAATTCCCTGTTTTTGACATTTGACCTTTGAATGTTATGCGGTGAGAGTTTGAAATGCATTAGCATTCATTCGCCAACTCTTTTATCCACCTTCGCAACTCATCGCCCATATCATCCCGTTTCAGTCCGAAAAGCACGCTTGCCTTGATAAATTCGGCTTTGTTGCCGATATCGTAGCGCTTGCCTTCGAGGTGTTTGCCGTAAATAGCCCGGTCGTTGAGCAT
Coding sequences within it:
- a CDS encoding aminotransferase class I/II-fold pyridoxal phosphate-dependent enzyme; this translates as MQFIDLKAQQALIETSLKKRIETVLSHGKYIMGPEIFELEEKLANYCGVKHCVCCSSGTDALLLALMAYDIGPGDAVFTTPFTFIATAEVISLLGATPVFVDINPETFNIDAGKLQQAIADVTSGKKSSPGAPEGLKPRGVIPVDIFGCPAEYDTIGKVARENNLFVLEDACQSFGARYKNKRACSLGDMAATSFFPAKPLGCYGDGGAVFLNDDALSEKITSIRIHGQGSNKYDNVRIGLNGRMDTMQAAVLLCKLDLFDKELENRQGVAHRYGEALSGGFTLQTVPEHSMSAWAQYAIVSDNRDEIIGKLKAANIPAAIYYPKPLHLQDAFSLLGHTKGDFPVSESIADRIFSVPFHPYLEKEDQQRIIKAIRG
- a CDS encoding NAD-dependent epimerase/dehydratase family protein gives rise to the protein MNILLTGTAGFIGFHVARKLLDRGDSVTGLDNFNPYYDVKIKEDRNAILEKYPGYRVIRCDLHDAEGMKKAFESGPYEVVCNLGAQAGVRYSLEHPHAYIDSNISGFLNVLEGCRHTGIKRLVYASSSSVYGGNTKLPFSEQDRVDTPVSLYAASKKANELMAHCYSHLYGFQTIGHRFFTVYGPWGRPDMAMWLFTKAILAGEPIKVFNKGDMQRDFTYIDDIVQGVVASLDAPDLAQCEVFNLGNNRSENLVDLITLIEKCLGCEAHKELLPMQMGDVKATYANIRHAKEMLGFEPTTPISEGVPKFIAWYKSYHG